The following proteins come from a genomic window of Nocardiopsis sp. YSL2:
- a CDS encoding ABC transporter permease, translated as MRTFAGTGHLVRFILRRDRIRMTVWTAAIVGMLAMTVPTLDEMFQTPEQRLGRAAVMETPAGIVFGGPGYGLDTYGLGAMIANEMTMSLLVAVAVMSILHVVRHTRAEEESGRAELLRANVVGSSAQMTAALATNAVVNAVIGALLALSLVVNDLALADSVAFGAGTALAGITFGAIAAVCAQVSEHSRGASGLAFLVIGVLFMSRVVGDIAERGGSAPSWFSPFAWAQQTRMYDDLRWWPLALYALVIVVLFAVSFTLAGRRDLGAGLVAARPGPADASPLLNGVFALHLRQQRTSIVAWTVAVVLFALSFGTLISEIDAMVEQNPELVARMGLDAENMSNAFLGLLLVYVVMTAVAFAVLSVLRTRTEETSGRAELILSTAVGRIRWMGSAMLVSALAATVMTLLGGLALGLGAGLATGDYDWAGTASEAAAAQLPVVLMFIGLTTLFAGVAPRLAGLVWAWFGYGLVATIFGPLLDLPDWMMDYGPFGIVSQLPVEEFEAAPVLAVLGVAAAATAVGLVGFRRRDLATV; from the coding sequence ATGAGGACGTTCGCCGGAACCGGCCACCTGGTCCGGTTCATCCTGCGCCGCGACCGCATCCGGATGACGGTCTGGACGGCCGCCATCGTCGGCATGCTGGCGATGACCGTCCCGACGCTCGACGAGATGTTCCAGACGCCCGAGCAGCGCCTGGGACGCGCCGCGGTCATGGAGACCCCGGCCGGGATCGTCTTCGGCGGCCCCGGCTACGGGCTGGACACCTACGGGCTCGGCGCGATGATCGCCAACGAGATGACCATGAGCCTGCTGGTCGCCGTGGCCGTCATGAGCATCCTGCACGTGGTCCGGCACACCCGGGCCGAGGAGGAGAGCGGTCGCGCCGAGCTCCTGCGCGCCAACGTCGTGGGCTCCAGCGCCCAGATGACGGCGGCGCTGGCCACCAACGCCGTCGTCAACGCGGTCATCGGCGCTCTGCTCGCGCTCAGCCTCGTCGTCAACGACCTCGCGCTCGCCGACTCGGTGGCCTTCGGCGCGGGAACGGCCCTGGCCGGGATCACGTTCGGCGCGATCGCCGCCGTGTGCGCCCAGGTCTCGGAGCACTCCCGCGGCGCGAGTGGCCTGGCGTTCCTGGTGATCGGCGTGCTGTTCATGTCGCGCGTGGTCGGCGACATCGCCGAGCGCGGCGGCAGCGCCCCGTCGTGGTTCTCGCCGTTCGCCTGGGCACAGCAGACGCGGATGTACGACGACCTGCGGTGGTGGCCGCTGGCGTTGTACGCGCTCGTCATCGTGGTGCTGTTCGCGGTGTCCTTCACCCTGGCCGGCCGACGCGACCTCGGTGCCGGGCTGGTGGCCGCACGGCCGGGCCCCGCCGACGCGAGCCCGCTGCTCAACGGCGTGTTCGCGCTGCACCTGCGCCAGCAGCGGACGTCGATCGTCGCGTGGACGGTCGCGGTGGTCCTGTTCGCGCTGAGCTTCGGCACGCTCATCTCCGAGATCGACGCGATGGTCGAGCAGAACCCGGAACTGGTCGCGCGGATGGGCCTGGACGCGGAGAACATGTCCAACGCGTTCCTCGGCCTACTGCTGGTCTACGTGGTGATGACGGCGGTCGCCTTCGCCGTGCTCTCCGTGCTCCGCACCAGGACGGAGGAGACCTCCGGACGCGCGGAGCTCATCCTGTCCACGGCGGTCGGCCGGATCCGGTGGATGGGTTCGGCGATGCTGGTCAGCGCACTGGCCGCGACCGTGATGACGCTCCTGGGCGGCCTCGCGCTGGGGCTCGGCGCCGGCCTGGCCACCGGGGACTACGACTGGGCGGGAACGGCGTCCGAGGCCGCCGCGGCCCAGCTGCCGGTGGTGCTGATGTTCATCGGTCTGACCACCCTGTTCGCCGGGGTCGCGCCGCGCCTGGCCGGCCTGGTGTGGGCCTGGTTCGGCTACGGGCTCGTCGCGACCATCTTCGGTCCCCTGCTGGACCTGCCGGACTGGATGATGGACTACGGCCCGTTCGGGATCGTGTCCCAGCTTCCGGTGGAGGAGTTCGAGGCGGCTCCCGTCCTCGCGGTGCTCGGCGTGGCCGCGGCCGCGACGGCGGTCGGCCTGGTCGGATTCCGCCGCCGGGACCTGGCCACCGTCTGA
- a CDS encoding TetR/AcrR family transcriptional regulator, producing the protein MGSTPRRAPDRDEDLTARARIRDAAVEYFGQRGFDVTVRAIADRAGVSPGLVLHHFGSKAGLREACDEYVRQAIREVKTEALTAHEQQTFLQQMAETEEYSDLLGYVLRSLQSGGPMAAALFDHMVEDMEEYLAKGEEAGTIRPSRDPKARARWLAANGMGAVTMLFTLHGGGPDTDFRELLRRWKRELVLPSLEIYTEGLLTERTMLDAYLLYVSDPPEESR; encoded by the coding sequence ATGGGTTCAACACCGAGGCGCGCTCCCGACCGGGACGAGGACCTCACCGCGCGCGCACGCATCCGCGACGCGGCCGTCGAGTACTTCGGCCAACGCGGCTTCGACGTCACCGTCCGGGCCATCGCCGACCGCGCCGGGGTCTCCCCCGGTCTGGTCCTGCACCACTTCGGGTCCAAGGCCGGCCTGCGCGAAGCCTGCGACGAGTACGTCCGCCAGGCCATCCGCGAGGTCAAGACCGAGGCGCTCACCGCGCACGAGCAGCAGACCTTCCTGCAGCAGATGGCCGAGACCGAGGAGTACTCCGACCTGCTCGGCTACGTGCTCCGCTCGCTCCAGAGCGGCGGTCCGATGGCCGCCGCCCTGTTCGACCACATGGTCGAGGACATGGAGGAGTACCTGGCCAAGGGCGAGGAGGCGGGCACCATCCGCCCCAGCCGTGACCCGAAGGCACGGGCACGCTGGCTGGCCGCCAACGGCATGGGTGCGGTGACGATGCTCTTCACTCTGCACGGCGGCGGACCGGACACCGACTTCCGGGAGCTGCTCAGGCGCTGGAAGCGGGAACTCGTCCTCCCCTCACTGGAGATCTACACCGAGGGCCTGCTCACCGAGCGCACGATGCTCGACGCCTACCTGCTGTACGTCAGCGACCCGCCGGAGGAATCGCGCTGA
- a CDS encoding aspartate aminotransferase family protein encodes MSELLSRHRAVMPSWLPLYYESPLEIVSGKGSRVTDADGHTYLDFFTGIVTNMLGYDVAEVREAVERQIAKGVVHTSTLYLIRNQVELAEKIARLSGIPDAKVFFTNSGTEANETALLLATFARGSDEVLAMRGSYHGRSFGTVAVTGNRAWKNSSLSPLNVHYLHGTDHAAPAFRGMSEQEYVDACVADLRDVLDTTAPNVACLIAEPVQGVGGFAMPPDGLYARYKEVLDEHGILFVADEVQTGWGRTGTSFFGIGNHGVVPDAMTFAKGLGNGYAVGGVVARGDLMDRLGALGVATFGGNPVSMAAAGATLDYVLEHDLQGNALRQGTLITDGLRALTELPSVKDVRGKGLMFAVEMVDPATGAPSSALAGRVLEAARERGLLIGKGGVHGNVLRMAPPLTLSAQEAAEGRDVLLDAVRAVDAQA; translated from the coding sequence ATGTCCGAACTTCTCTCGCGCCACCGCGCGGTCATGCCCTCCTGGCTGCCCCTGTACTACGAGTCCCCGCTGGAGATCGTCAGCGGCAAGGGTTCGCGCGTCACGGACGCCGACGGCCACACCTATCTGGACTTCTTCACCGGCATCGTGACGAACATGCTCGGCTACGACGTGGCCGAGGTGCGCGAGGCCGTGGAGCGCCAGATCGCCAAGGGTGTCGTACACACCTCCACGCTGTACCTCATCCGCAACCAGGTCGAGCTGGCCGAGAAGATCGCCCGCCTGTCCGGAATCCCGGACGCGAAGGTCTTCTTCACCAACTCCGGGACCGAGGCCAACGAGACCGCCCTCCTCCTGGCGACCTTCGCGCGCGGCAGCGACGAGGTGCTGGCGATGCGCGGCAGCTACCACGGCCGCTCGTTCGGCACCGTCGCGGTGACCGGCAACCGGGCGTGGAAGAACTCCTCCCTGTCGCCGCTGAACGTGCACTACCTGCACGGCACCGACCACGCCGCCCCGGCCTTCCGCGGGATGTCCGAGCAGGAGTACGTCGACGCCTGCGTCGCCGACCTGCGCGACGTCCTGGACACCACCGCGCCCAACGTGGCGTGCCTGATCGCCGAGCCGGTCCAGGGCGTGGGCGGGTTCGCGATGCCGCCGGACGGCCTCTACGCCCGCTACAAGGAGGTCCTGGACGAGCACGGGATCCTCTTCGTCGCCGACGAGGTGCAGACCGGCTGGGGCCGCACCGGGACGAGCTTCTTCGGGATCGGCAACCACGGCGTGGTGCCCGACGCCATGACCTTCGCCAAGGGACTCGGCAACGGCTACGCGGTCGGCGGCGTCGTGGCGCGCGGCGACCTCATGGACCGCCTGGGCGCGCTGGGCGTGGCCACGTTCGGCGGCAACCCCGTGTCCATGGCCGCGGCCGGGGCCACCCTCGACTACGTCCTGGAGCACGACCTCCAGGGCAACGCGCTGCGCCAGGGCACGCTGATCACCGACGGGCTGCGCGCCCTGACCGAGCTGCCGAGCGTGAAGGACGTGCGCGGCAAGGGCCTGATGTTCGCCGTGGAGATGGTCGACCCCGCGACCGGCGCGCCCTCGTCGGCGCTGGCCGGCCGCGTGCTGGAGGCCGCCCGCGAGCGGGGCCTGCTGATCGGCAAGGGCGGCGTGCACGGCAACGTGCTGCGCATGGCCCCGCCGCTGACCCTGTCGGCGCAGGAGGCGGCGGAGGGCCGCGACGTCCTGCTGGACGCCGTGCGCGCGGTCGACGCCCAGGCCTGA
- a CDS encoding carbon-nitrogen hydrolase family protein, giving the protein MVRVAVAQFAPGQDKAENQRSVAELAGRAAADGADVVLCPEYAMFTAPRTDHRYVEAAEPLDGPFVSAAAETARKEGVHLVVGVNEAAGPTHFTNTLVALSPEGGRIAHYRKIHLYDAFGVRESDVVAPGPIEEPETFTVDGVVFGLQTCYDLRFPEVTRRIADAGAHVVLLAAQWVPGPLKEDHWRTLARARAVENTVYVAAAGQAAPSGAGNSMVIDPMGTPVAALGEQAFAVAGAGVSAARVEEVRVTNPSLSMRRFGVVPRT; this is encoded by the coding sequence ATGGTGCGGGTCGCGGTCGCCCAGTTCGCCCCCGGTCAGGACAAGGCCGAGAACCAGCGGTCGGTCGCGGAGCTCGCCGGCCGGGCCGCGGCCGACGGTGCCGACGTCGTCCTGTGCCCGGAGTACGCGATGTTCACCGCGCCGCGCACCGACCACCGCTACGTCGAGGCGGCCGAGCCCCTGGACGGCCCCTTCGTCTCCGCCGCGGCCGAGACCGCGCGCAAGGAGGGCGTCCACCTCGTCGTCGGGGTGAACGAGGCCGCCGGTCCCACCCACTTCACCAACACCCTGGTGGCCCTGTCTCCGGAGGGCGGGCGGATCGCGCACTACCGCAAGATCCACCTCTACGACGCCTTCGGTGTGCGGGAGTCGGACGTGGTCGCGCCGGGGCCCATCGAGGAGCCGGAGACCTTCACCGTCGACGGTGTCGTGTTCGGCCTGCAAACCTGCTACGACCTGCGCTTTCCCGAGGTGACCCGGCGGATCGCCGACGCCGGAGCCCACGTGGTGCTGCTGGCGGCCCAGTGGGTGCCGGGCCCGCTGAAGGAGGACCACTGGCGTACCCTCGCCCGTGCCCGCGCGGTGGAGAACACCGTGTACGTCGCGGCGGCGGGGCAGGCGGCGCCCTCGGGGGCGGGCAACAGCATGGTGATCGACCCCATGGGCACCCCCGTCGCGGCCCTGGGGGAGCAGGCCTTCGCGGTCGCCGGAGCCGGGGTTTCGGCCGCAAGGGTGGAGGAGGTTCGCGTGACCAATCCGAGCCTGTCGATGCGCCGTTTCGGCGTCGTTCCGCGCACCTAG
- a CDS encoding CoA-acylating methylmalonate-semialdehyde dehydrogenase codes for MSKHVTHWIGGALFDGGSERRGDIYNPASGRVTGTVDLAGAKEVDAAVSSAREAFPGWRDTSLSKRVQILFRFRELLSANKDRLAELVSAEHGKVFSDAQGEVARGLEVVDFACGIPHLLKGGFSENVSTGVDSYSILQPVGVVTGITPFNFPAMVPMWMFPVAIACGNTFVLKPSEKDPSASLLIAELWTEAGLPDGVFNVVHGDKAAVDALLEHPDVAAVSFVGSTPIAQYIYRTAAEHGKRVQALGGAKNHMVVLPDADLDLAADSAVSAGFGSAGERCMAISAITVVESVADELVEKIRERVSRLRVGPGDDDRSEMGPLVTREHRDKVASYLESGVREGATLAIDGRVHPVLGGGEDGFWLGPTLLDHVGPEMSCYRDEIFGPVLSVLRVGDYDEAVKLINDNPYGNGTAIFTNDGGAARRFQNEVEVGMVGINVPIPVPMAYYSFGGWKQSLFGDSHAHGTEGVHFYTRTKAVTARWTDPGQRPEGGVNLGFPTNG; via the coding sequence ATGAGCAAGCACGTCACCCACTGGATCGGTGGGGCGCTCTTCGACGGCGGCTCCGAGCGCCGCGGGGACATCTACAACCCGGCGTCGGGCCGGGTCACGGGCACCGTGGACCTGGCCGGGGCCAAGGAGGTCGACGCCGCGGTCTCCTCCGCCCGCGAGGCCTTCCCCGGCTGGCGCGACACCTCGCTGTCCAAGCGGGTGCAGATCCTGTTCCGGTTCCGCGAGCTGCTCAGCGCGAACAAGGACCGGCTGGCCGAGCTCGTCAGCGCCGAGCACGGCAAGGTGTTCTCCGACGCCCAGGGCGAGGTGGCGCGCGGCCTGGAGGTCGTGGACTTCGCCTGCGGCATCCCCCACCTACTCAAGGGCGGGTTCTCCGAGAACGTGTCCACGGGTGTGGACTCCTACTCGATCCTGCAGCCGGTCGGCGTGGTCACCGGCATCACGCCGTTCAACTTCCCGGCGATGGTCCCGATGTGGATGTTCCCGGTGGCGATCGCCTGCGGCAACACCTTCGTCCTCAAGCCGAGCGAGAAGGACCCGTCGGCGTCGCTGCTCATCGCCGAGCTGTGGACCGAGGCGGGGCTCCCCGACGGCGTGTTCAACGTGGTCCACGGCGACAAGGCCGCGGTGGACGCCCTGCTGGAGCACCCGGACGTCGCGGCCGTGAGCTTCGTCGGCTCCACCCCGATCGCGCAGTACATCTACCGGACCGCCGCCGAGCACGGCAAGCGCGTGCAGGCGCTGGGCGGGGCCAAGAACCACATGGTGGTCCTGCCCGACGCGGACCTGGACCTGGCGGCGGACTCGGCGGTCTCGGCCGGGTTCGGCTCGGCCGGTGAGCGGTGCATGGCCATCTCCGCGATCACGGTCGTGGAGTCGGTCGCCGACGAGCTGGTCGAGAAGATCCGCGAGCGCGTCTCCCGCCTGCGGGTGGGCCCCGGCGACGACGACCGCAGCGAGATGGGGCCGCTGGTGACCCGGGAGCACCGGGACAAGGTCGCCTCCTACCTGGAGTCGGGCGTGCGCGAGGGCGCGACCCTGGCCATCGACGGCCGGGTGCACCCGGTGCTGGGCGGCGGGGAGGACGGGTTCTGGCTGGGCCCGACCCTGCTCGACCACGTCGGGCCCGAGATGTCCTGCTACCGGGACGAGATCTTCGGGCCGGTGCTGAGCGTGCTGCGCGTCGGCGACTACGACGAGGCGGTGAAGCTGATCAACGACAACCCGTACGGGAACGGCACCGCGATCTTCACCAACGACGGGGGCGCCGCCCGCCGGTTCCAGAACGAGGTCGAGGTCGGCATGGTGGGCATCAACGTGCCCATCCCGGTGCCGATGGCCTACTACTCGTTCGGCGGGTGGAAGCAGTCCCTGTTCGGCGACTCGCACGCGCACGGCACGGAGGGTGTGCACTTCTACACCCGGACCAAGGCGGTCACCGCGCGCTGGACCGACCCGGGACAGCGGCCCGAAGGCGGCGTCAACCTGGGGTTTCCCACCAACGGCTAG
- a CDS encoding VTT domain-containing protein: protein MIETGLAFLVALLAGLVPVLNIELYLVGAVVAVDDGALPAMALAAGLGQTLGKLPYYYVGRGTISAPWFRRKAVTPGRWAARAERWREKAQERPLWGLGLVALSSFASIPPFAVISVLAGVVRIDVWRFAVITFVTRTARFLIVVYAPAWGLSHLPG from the coding sequence GTGATCGAGACCGGGCTGGCCTTCCTGGTCGCCCTGCTCGCCGGCCTGGTTCCGGTCCTCAACATCGAGCTCTATCTGGTGGGGGCCGTCGTCGCTGTGGACGACGGCGCCCTGCCGGCGATGGCCCTCGCGGCGGGACTGGGGCAGACCCTGGGCAAGCTGCCGTACTACTACGTGGGCCGGGGCACGATCTCCGCGCCCTGGTTCCGCCGCAAGGCCGTCACCCCCGGCCGCTGGGCCGCGCGTGCCGAGCGCTGGCGCGAGAAGGCGCAGGAGCGCCCGCTGTGGGGCCTGGGGCTGGTCGCCCTCAGCTCCTTCGCGAGCATTCCGCCCTTCGCCGTCATCTCGGTCCTGGCCGGGGTCGTGCGCATCGACGTCTGGCGGTTCGCCGTGATCACCTTCGTGACCCGCACGGCCCGGTTCCTCATCGTCGTCTACGCCCCCGCCTGGGGCCTGAGCCACCTGCCGGGCTGA
- a CDS encoding PucR family transcriptional regulator ligand-binding domain-containing protein, translating to MLPTLAEVLSLPALQRARPRVVVGSEYLDGAVRWVHIAEVTDLAHLLRGGELVLSTGIAMPDDPDALRRYMDDLAAAGVSGIAVELGRKYHAELPPAFLDAARDARVPVIQLDREARFVEITEAVHVRVVNQQLEELRESEKLHSVFTQLSVEGADTAQILHEAAQLSGCPVVLENLTHQVLACDLNGEDPGTLLTSWESRSRAIRSGSRTVHNPATGWLVTMVGARGQDWGRLILIAGAAPTPRQSMLIERAATTLALGRLLERHQESLERQTHRTIIAGIIDRAYSDPEEALVRARAVGVPLKGRVLVGLVLRLRESGTGLAAQARLSDTAEGAARACRELRLPALVGSLDDLRVGVLLALPTKQRLDPTLHMLADRVHQTVGDAAVLAVGSSAEDIREVRRSFLEARQVGDVAIRQSDQRPFYRLPDLHVRGLLHLFRDDERLQTYVERELGPLLDHDARHAGDLTDMLRCYLGAGRNKALAASRAHLSRPAFYERLRRIANILDADLESVETCLSLHVALLSLDSVRDER from the coding sequence GTGCTACCCACTCTCGCCGAGGTCCTGAGCCTGCCGGCCCTCCAGCGCGCCCGCCCTCGTGTGGTGGTCGGTTCCGAGTACCTGGACGGGGCCGTGCGCTGGGTCCACATCGCCGAGGTCACCGACCTCGCCCACCTGCTGCGCGGAGGCGAGCTGGTGCTGAGCACCGGTATCGCGATGCCCGACGACCCCGACGCGCTGCGCCGCTACATGGACGACCTGGCCGCCGCCGGGGTGAGCGGCATCGCGGTCGAACTCGGCCGCAAGTACCACGCCGAGCTGCCGCCCGCCTTCCTCGACGCCGCCCGGGACGCCCGCGTCCCCGTCATCCAGCTCGACCGCGAGGCCCGGTTCGTCGAGATCACCGAGGCCGTCCACGTCCGGGTGGTCAACCAGCAGCTGGAGGAGCTGCGCGAGTCCGAGAAGCTGCACTCGGTGTTCACCCAGCTGTCCGTCGAGGGCGCCGACACCGCCCAGATCCTGCACGAGGCCGCCCAGCTGTCCGGCTGCCCGGTGGTCCTGGAGAACCTCACCCACCAGGTCCTGGCCTGCGACCTCAACGGTGAGGATCCGGGCACGCTGCTGACCTCGTGGGAGAGCCGCTCGCGCGCGATCCGCTCCGGCTCCCGCACCGTCCACAACCCCGCCACCGGCTGGCTGGTCACCATGGTCGGCGCGCGCGGACAGGACTGGGGGCGCCTCATCCTCATCGCGGGGGCGGCACCGACCCCGCGCCAGAGCATGCTCATCGAGCGCGCCGCCACGACGCTGGCGCTCGGCCGCCTCCTGGAACGCCACCAGGAGAGCCTGGAGCGCCAGACGCACCGGACCATCATCGCGGGCATCATCGACCGGGCCTACTCCGATCCGGAGGAGGCCCTGGTGCGGGCCCGCGCGGTCGGCGTCCCCCTCAAGGGCCGCGTGCTGGTCGGCCTGGTGCTGCGGCTGCGGGAGAGCGGCACGGGCCTGGCCGCGCAGGCCCGCCTGTCCGACACCGCCGAGGGCGCGGCGCGCGCCTGTCGGGAGCTGCGCCTGCCCGCGCTCGTGGGCTCGCTCGACGACCTGCGCGTGGGCGTCCTGCTGGCGCTGCCGACCAAGCAGCGACTGGACCCCACGCTGCACATGCTCGCCGACCGCGTCCACCAGACGGTCGGCGACGCCGCCGTGCTCGCGGTGGGGTCGTCGGCGGAGGACATCCGGGAGGTGCGGCGCTCCTTCCTGGAGGCCCGCCAGGTCGGCGACGTCGCCATCCGCCAGAGCGACCAGCGGCCCTTCTACCGCCTGCCCGACCTGCACGTGCGCGGCCTGCTGCACCTGTTCCGCGACGACGAGCGGCTGCAGACCTACGTGGAGCGGGAGCTGGGGCCCCTGCTGGACCACGACGCCCGCCACGCAGGGGACCTCACCGACATGCTGCGGTGCTACCTGGGCGCGGGGCGCAACAAGGCGTTGGCGGCGAGCCGGGCGCACCTGTCGCGGCCCGCCTTCTACGAGCGGCTGCGCCGGATCGCCAACATCCTCGACGCCGACCTGGAGTCGGTGGAGACCTGTCTGTCACTGCACGTGGCCCTGCTGTCACTGGACTCGGTCCGGGACGAGCGCTGA
- a CDS encoding alpha/beta hydrolase, whose protein sequence is MTARRGRRRVLVATIAVIVVALLGVCMWSLQRSLVYLPARGEVAPAGSVLQGAEDVRLRTSDGLGLGAWLVPPRRADRDTAVLVANGNAGNRQTRAPLARALADEGFTVLLFDYRGYGGNPGRPSEEGLAADARAASDLLVARGHPPERTVYFGESLGTGVVTALAAERPPAAVLLRSPFTSLADVGAHHYPFLPVRALLWDRYPVLDTIGRIGRPVSVVLGEDDDIVPPRQSLAVAAAAPRLVERVEVAGAGHNDAALTHGPEVVAATVRLADHAL, encoded by the coding sequence ATGACCGCGCGCCGTGGGCGCCGCCGCGTGCTCGTCGCGACCATCGCCGTCATCGTCGTCGCGCTCCTGGGGGTGTGCATGTGGAGCCTGCAGCGCTCACTGGTCTACCTGCCCGCGCGAGGCGAGGTGGCCCCGGCCGGGAGCGTGCTCCAGGGGGCCGAGGACGTACGTCTGCGGACGTCGGACGGACTCGGCCTGGGCGCCTGGCTCGTTCCCCCGCGCCGCGCCGACCGGGACACGGCCGTGCTGGTGGCCAACGGCAACGCCGGGAACCGGCAGACCCGCGCCCCGCTGGCCCGCGCGCTGGCGGACGAGGGCTTCACCGTGCTCCTGTTCGACTACCGGGGCTACGGGGGCAATCCCGGCCGGCCCTCCGAGGAGGGGCTGGCCGCGGACGCCCGGGCCGCCTCCGACCTGCTCGTCGCACGCGGGCACCCGCCGGAGCGGACGGTCTACTTCGGGGAGAGCCTGGGCACGGGCGTGGTGACCGCGCTGGCCGCCGAGCGCCCGCCCGCGGCCGTGCTCCTGCGCTCCCCGTTCACGTCACTGGCCGACGTGGGCGCCCACCACTACCCGTTCCTGCCGGTCCGCGCGCTGCTGTGGGACCGCTACCCGGTGCTCGACACCATCGGTCGGATCGGCCGTCCCGTCTCGGTCGTGCTGGGGGAGGACGACGACATCGTCCCCCCGCGGCAGAGCCTGGCGGTGGCCGCGGCCGCGCCGCGGCTGGTCGAGCGGGTGGAGGTGGCGGGGGCCGGCCACAACGACGCCGCGCTGACGCACGGCCCCGAGGTGGTCGCGGCCACAGTCCGCCTGGCCGACCACGCCCTCTGA
- a CDS encoding ABC transporter ATP-binding protein, producing MPSPAIDVRGLDKYFGRFKALDGLDLTVETGQVAGFLGPNGAGKSTAIRVLLGLLRADGGTARVLGGDPWTDAVALHRRLAYVPGDVALWPNLTGGQAIDLLGRLHGTVNPARKKELLARFELDPGKKARTYSKGNRQKVALVAALASEAELLILDEPTSGLDPLMESVFTECVRDAKAQGRSVLLSSHILAEVEKLCDTVTIIRKGVTVESGTLEEMRHLTRSTVRATTDGDPSVLRGTAGVHGLEVDGGTVTFDVDNTELDGAIRVLSGLGLRSLVSNPPSLEDLFMRHYGDELAALNGGGAGNGTGAK from the coding sequence ATGCCATCTCCCGCCATCGACGTCCGCGGACTCGACAAGTACTTCGGCCGCTTCAAGGCCCTCGACGGCCTCGACCTCACCGTCGAGACCGGCCAGGTCGCCGGCTTCCTCGGCCCCAACGGCGCCGGCAAGTCCACCGCCATCCGCGTCCTGCTCGGCCTGCTCAGGGCGGACGGCGGGACCGCCCGCGTCCTGGGCGGCGACCCGTGGACCGACGCCGTGGCACTGCACCGCCGCCTGGCCTACGTGCCCGGCGACGTGGCCCTGTGGCCGAACCTGACCGGCGGCCAGGCCATCGACCTGCTCGGGCGGCTGCACGGCACGGTCAACCCCGCCCGGAAGAAGGAGCTGCTGGCCCGCTTCGAGCTCGACCCGGGCAAGAAGGCCCGCACCTACTCCAAGGGCAACCGGCAGAAGGTCGCCCTGGTGGCGGCCCTGGCCTCGGAGGCGGAACTGCTGATCCTGGACGAGCCCACCTCCGGGCTGGACCCGCTGATGGAGTCCGTCTTCACCGAGTGCGTCCGCGACGCCAAGGCGCAGGGCCGGTCCGTTCTCCTGTCCAGCCACATCCTGGCGGAGGTCGAGAAGCTCTGTGACACGGTCACGATCATCCGCAAGGGCGTGACCGTGGAGTCCGGGACGCTGGAGGAGATGCGCCACCTGACGCGCTCCACCGTCCGCGCCACCACCGACGGCGACCCGTCCGTGCTCCGCGGCACGGCCGGAGTCCACGGACTGGAGGTGGACGGCGGCACCGTCACCTTCGACGTCGACAACACCGAACTGGACGGCGCCATCCGCGTGCTCTCCGGCCTGGGCCTGCGCTCCCTGGTGAGCAACCCGCCCTCACTGGAGGACCTGTTCATGCGGCACTACGGCGACGAACTGGCCGCGCTCAACGGCGGCGGCGCCGGGAACGGGACCGGTGCGAAATGA